In a single window of the Olivibacter sp. SDN3 genome:
- a CDS encoding PmoA family protein codes for MKIKWILIGILAMCLNAGAQEKQLTEENGLLRLQDKQGHYLLGYQYEMKYPPAGVDSVFGKSGFIHPLNTIAGKTLTRIQAPDHYHHYGLWNPWTHVEYQGKMYDLWNIGDRKGRVDHVKFNKKKAKGNAVGFSARLHHLIIPEPDREVNILNEDWETRVSPIDDKRYCLDLVSTLKPEEDTVTMKAYRYAGLGFRATNQWNDNNSKTLTSTGKTRADADGSLERWAIVSGMTDGDNAGILFLSHPDNFNHPEPIRIWAPGTNGDGDVFFNFSPSKNKDWVLLPGQRYKLKYRLIVFDGELSADEAEAYWQEYSKK; via the coding sequence ATGAAGATCAAGTGGATATTAATAGGAATTTTAGCAATGTGTTTAAATGCAGGTGCGCAGGAAAAACAGCTGACAGAGGAAAATGGACTGCTGAGGCTGCAAGACAAACAAGGGCATTACCTGCTGGGTTACCAATATGAAATGAAATACCCTCCTGCCGGAGTCGACAGTGTATTTGGTAAAAGTGGCTTTATCCATCCCTTGAATACGATTGCTGGAAAAACCCTCACGCGTATTCAGGCTCCAGATCATTACCATCATTACGGCCTCTGGAATCCCTGGACACATGTCGAGTATCAGGGCAAGATGTACGATCTCTGGAATATCGGCGATCGGAAGGGACGCGTGGATCATGTAAAGTTTAATAAGAAAAAAGCAAAGGGTAATGCTGTTGGCTTTAGTGCACGCTTGCATCATCTGATTATTCCGGAGCCGGATAGGGAAGTTAATATTCTTAATGAAGATTGGGAAACAAGGGTGAGTCCTATTGATGATAAGCGGTATTGTCTGGATTTAGTCTCTACCTTGAAGCCCGAAGAAGATACGGTTACCATGAAAGCATACCGTTATGCAGGCTTAGGGTTTCGGGCTACAAACCAGTGGAATGACAATAACAGCAAGACGTTGACATCTACAGGGAAGACACGTGCTGATGCAGATGGCTCTCTGGAACGCTGGGCCATTGTATCCGGAATGACAGATGGCGATAATGCCGGGATTCTATTTTTGTCTCATCCAGACAATTTTAATCATCCGGAGCCTATCCGGATCTGGGCTCCGGGAACGAATGGCGATGGCGACGTTTTTTTTAATTTCTCTCCGTCTAAAAATAAAGATTGGGTACTACTACCTGGCCAGCGTTATAAGCTAAAGTACCGGTTAATCGTTTTCGACGGCGAGCTGTCTGCTGATGAAGCCGAAGCTTATTGGCAGGAATATAGCAAGAAGTAA
- a CDS encoding RagB/SusD family nutrient uptake outer membrane protein: protein MKKQFKNIIYIGLSGLLLFATSCKREFLDPRPLSFYTPEQTFSSAEGLWATLVACERNMRIETHGDGAPLLTEMVYSDIAVSGSTDKPGPAIDLNLVIRPDANLDNIEFENRIGWFWREGYRAIRYANTTITYIDLPEDYASEEEKNQLLGSAYFYRAYRYYRLTQQFGDIPLILEEPQEPKLDYYSTKREVILQKMKEDLEFAQEWVPDGGVKGRVTKGAVSHLLTKVNLALGLFDDAIQSASNVIDGGTYALMTERFGAYASDATRNIVWDLHRPENKSLSANREALMLVIDRINIDGNVSGGTRSMRNALPNWGNTGNVTPAGNRATSDQPGAEIDQVTAYGRGIARVRPVWHTQKTVWTDDTDLRHAPGNWMDMEDLVYNAPSLKGTDPYYGQSMQFRNDRGTILTNDTIRNWFSWPHYKLYVEDPQRIPADGGNSDWYVFRVAETFLLRAEAHFWKGDLASAAADINAVRNRAQATPITAADVNMGMILDERTRELYYEEPRKSELTRIAYIFAMTGKVAESGKSYSMETFAQDNYFYDRVMAVSDFYNKGVRTNFGVPYTMSPYHVLWPVPIGAINGNTQGVINQNEGYSGFENNVPALTEIIEEPIPFD, encoded by the coding sequence ATGAAAAAACAATTTAAAAACATTATATATATCGGATTAAGTGGCTTATTGCTCTTTGCAACAAGTTGTAAAAGAGAGTTTTTGGATCCCAGACCCTTATCTTTTTACACACCAGAGCAGACCTTTTCGTCTGCTGAAGGGCTATGGGCTACCTTGGTAGCCTGTGAACGGAATATGCGTATTGAAACCCATGGCGATGGCGCACCTCTCCTTACGGAAATGGTATATTCGGATATTGCGGTTTCGGGCAGTACGGATAAGCCGGGGCCAGCCATTGATCTAAATTTGGTGATCCGGCCGGATGCCAATTTAGATAACATCGAATTTGAAAACCGTATCGGTTGGTTCTGGCGGGAAGGATACCGGGCTATTCGTTATGCCAATACGACAATTACTTATATTGATCTTCCGGAAGATTATGCCTCAGAAGAGGAAAAAAATCAATTATTGGGTTCTGCTTATTTTTATCGGGCCTACCGCTATTATCGATTGACGCAACAGTTTGGTGATATTCCTTTGATATTGGAAGAGCCACAGGAGCCCAAACTGGATTATTACAGCACCAAGCGAGAGGTGATTCTGCAAAAGATGAAAGAAGATCTGGAATTTGCGCAGGAATGGGTGCCTGATGGGGGTGTGAAAGGCAGGGTAACCAAAGGCGCCGTGAGCCATTTATTAACGAAAGTGAACTTAGCGCTAGGCTTATTTGATGATGCTATACAGTCGGCCAGCAATGTGATCGACGGTGGAACCTACGCCTTGATGACCGAACGTTTCGGTGCTTATGCCAGCGATGCAACACGAAATATTGTATGGGATTTACATCGTCCCGAAAATAAATCCTTGTCGGCTAATAGGGAAGCGTTGATGTTGGTCATTGATCGCATCAATATTGATGGGAATGTTAGTGGGGGTACCCGATCGATGCGTAATGCGCTACCGAACTGGGGGAATACCGGTAATGTTACACCTGCAGGAAACCGGGCAACCTCTGATCAACCTGGTGCAGAAATCGATCAGGTAACTGCTTATGGAAGAGGAATTGCCCGTGTGCGCCCGGTATGGCATACACAAAAGACGGTTTGGACGGACGATACCGATCTGCGTCATGCGCCGGGGAACTGGATGGATATGGAAGATCTGGTATATAATGCACCTTCGCTCAAAGGAACTGATCCCTATTATGGGCAGTCTATGCAATTTAGAAACGACCGCGGAACCATACTGACGAATGATACCATCCGGAATTGGTTCAGCTGGCCGCATTATAAATTATATGTGGAAGATCCGCAGCGTATACCTGCCGATGGGGGAAATAGTGACTGGTATGTTTTCCGCGTTGCAGAAACTTTTTTGCTCCGTGCAGAAGCGCATTTTTGGAAAGGCGATCTGGCCAGCGCTGCAGCAGACATCAATGCGGTGCGGAACCGCGCCCAGGCTACGCCTATTACAGCAGCGGATGTGAATATGGGTATGATATTGGATGAACGTACCCGGGAATTGTATTATGAAGAGCCGCGTAAATCGGAGCTGACCCGTATCGCCTACATTTTTGCAATGACCGGTAAAGTGGCCGAAAGCGGTAAATCATATAGTATGGAAACCTTTGCACAGGACAATTATTTCTACGATCGGGTAATGGCCGTCAGTGATTTTTATAATAAGGGTGTCAGAACGAATTTCGGTGTACCTTACACAATGAGTCCGTATCATGTACTATGGCCGGTACCGATTGGCGCAATTAATGGAAATACGCAAGGGGTGATCAATCAAAACGAAGGGTACTCCGGTTTCGAAAATAATGTGCCGGCTTTAACGGAGATTATCGAAGAACCCATACCCTTTGACTGA